The Pseudomonas orientalis genome contains a region encoding:
- a CDS encoding bifunctional diguanylate cyclase/phosphodiesterase translates to MPRLPTVILLSLLTWTATAGAMTLTDDERSWLTDHQELRLGVDASWPPFEYRDEDGRYQGLAADYVRLIQDRLGIRVKLIEPANWTALLEQARNNQLDLLPGIMSTPERQSFLAFTRPYLDFPIVILAHEGGAKPRNLKDLYGLKIAVVENYAPHELLRTHHPDLNLVAMPNVSSTLQALATDDVDAVVSDLASSVWSLRQLKLDGLYVSGETPYRYQLAMGVPRDEKILVGILDKVLADLSPAETDAIQQHWVGSFSDHRTFWMDLLLYGLPAVLLLSTVLVIVIRTNRRLSSEISRRVALEQELRSSEYHYRGLVESLSAIAWEASISDFTYSYVSPHAEELLGYPRAHWLIPGFWRNIIHPADLTHAETYCYRETRANRDHSIDYRVITADGRCLWVRDIVSLIQYGREPVLRGLMIDISEAKRTEEALQLSEQKFAKAFHASPDGLLLSRQSDGLLIEVNEGFSHLTGYTSATSLDQSALDLGIWVDLNEHKHMLELLQRDGFVRDFICHIRHVDGRIRLCELSSRPLPIGEEDCMLTIARDITERQQMQEKLQQAATVFESTAEGVLITDTRQNISAVNRAFSEITGYSEAEALGHTPRLLASGLHDSAFYAAMWHQLTTQGHWQGEISNRRKNGELYPSWLTISAVRNSDQVVTHFVAVFADISSLKLAQARLDYQAHHDPLTGLPNRTLFESRLQAALNGQQESGNQGAVLFLDLDRFKHINDSLGHPVGDLLLKDIAVRLKEQLRDIDTVARLGGDEFIILLPGLQQASDAQYLANKLLNCFTPPFQAGEHEFFISASIGTSLYPQDGTDVATLVKNADAAMYRSKAKGRNRVECYTRDLTAQANERVALEHELRRAIERKELSLYYQPKRSLITHELIGAEALIRWHHPTFGDVPPEHFIALAEENGTILQIGDWVLEQACRQLHAWQGAFEDFGPLSVNLAGAQLRHPNLLSRIEQLLRDYYLEPGCLQLEITENFIMSQAEEALAVLHQLKRLGVQLAIDDFGTGYSSLSYLKRLPLDFLKIDQSFVRGLPDDPHDAAIVRAIIALGHSMQFTIIAEGVENPAQQAFLAAEGCEQMQGYIVSLPLPPELFAETFLRTRMRDFTDGTARKPSL, encoded by the coding sequence AACGCCAGAGTTTCCTGGCCTTCACGCGCCCCTATCTCGACTTCCCCATCGTAATACTGGCCCATGAAGGCGGTGCGAAACCACGCAACCTCAAGGATTTGTACGGACTGAAAATCGCCGTGGTGGAAAACTACGCACCCCATGAACTACTGCGTACCCACCACCCGGATCTCAATCTCGTCGCGATGCCTAACGTCAGCTCCACCCTGCAGGCCCTGGCCACCGATGACGTGGATGCGGTAGTCAGTGACCTGGCGTCCAGTGTCTGGAGCCTGCGCCAGCTGAAACTCGACGGTTTGTACGTCAGCGGCGAAACGCCCTATCGCTATCAGTTGGCAATGGGCGTGCCACGGGATGAGAAAATACTCGTGGGTATCCTCGACAAGGTGCTCGCCGATCTCAGCCCGGCCGAAACCGATGCGATCCAGCAGCATTGGGTGGGTAGCTTCAGCGATCACCGCACGTTCTGGATGGATTTGTTGTTGTACGGCCTACCTGCGGTGTTGCTGCTGAGCACCGTGCTGGTCATTGTGATTCGAACCAATCGCCGGCTCAGCTCGGAAATTTCCCGCCGAGTGGCGCTTGAGCAAGAACTGCGCAGCAGCGAATACCACTACCGCGGCCTGGTCGAAAGTCTGTCCGCCATCGCCTGGGAAGCCAGCATCAGCGATTTCACCTACAGCTACGTGTCGCCCCATGCCGAGGAACTGCTTGGCTACCCCCGTGCCCATTGGCTGATCCCCGGCTTCTGGCGCAACATCATTCACCCTGCCGACCTGACACACGCCGAAACCTATTGCTACCGTGAAACCCGCGCCAACCGTGATCACAGCATCGACTATCGCGTGATCACCGCCGATGGCCGTTGCCTGTGGGTACGCGATATTGTCAGCCTGATCCAATACGGCCGCGAACCGGTGCTGCGCGGCTTGATGATCGACATCAGCGAGGCCAAGCGCACGGAAGAGGCACTGCAGCTGTCCGAACAGAAGTTTGCCAAGGCATTTCATGCCTCCCCCGATGGCTTGTTGCTGAGCCGTCAAAGCGATGGCCTGCTGATAGAAGTAAACGAAGGCTTCAGCCACCTGACCGGTTACACCAGCGCCACCTCGCTCGATCAATCAGCCCTGGACCTCGGCATTTGGGTCGACCTCAATGAACACAAGCACATGCTGGAATTGCTGCAGCGCGACGGCTTTGTGCGCGATTTCATCTGCCATATTCGCCACGTCGATGGCCGGATTCGCCTCTGCGAACTGTCCAGCCGCCCGCTGCCCATCGGCGAAGAGGACTGCATGCTGACCATCGCCCGCGACATCACCGAACGCCAGCAAATGCAGGAAAAACTGCAACAGGCCGCCACCGTGTTCGAGAGCACCGCCGAAGGCGTCTTGATCACCGACACGCGGCAGAACATCAGCGCCGTCAATCGCGCGTTCAGCGAAATCACGGGCTACAGCGAAGCCGAAGCGCTTGGCCACACCCCGCGCCTGCTCGCGTCCGGCCTGCACGACAGCGCCTTCTATGCCGCGATGTGGCACCAGTTGACGACCCAGGGACACTGGCAGGGCGAAATTTCCAACCGCCGCAAGAACGGAGAGCTCTACCCAAGCTGGCTCACCATCAGCGCGGTGCGCAATAGCGACCAGGTGGTCACCCACTTCGTCGCGGTATTTGCCGACATCTCCAGCCTCAAGCTCGCCCAGGCGCGCCTCGACTATCAGGCCCATCACGACCCGTTAACCGGCCTGCCCAACCGCACGCTGTTTGAAAGCCGCCTGCAAGCCGCCCTCAATGGCCAGCAGGAAAGCGGGAATCAAGGCGCTGTGTTGTTTCTCGACCTGGACCGCTTCAAACACATCAACGACAGCCTCGGCCACCCGGTCGGTGACCTGCTGCTCAAGGACATTGCCGTACGCCTCAAGGAACAACTGCGCGATATCGACACCGTCGCCCGCCTGGGCGGCGATGAATTCATCATCCTGCTGCCCGGACTGCAACAGGCCAGCGACGCGCAATACCTGGCGAACAAACTGCTGAACTGCTTCACGCCGCCCTTCCAGGCCGGCGAGCATGAGTTCTTTATCAGCGCGAGTATCGGCACCAGCCTGTATCCGCAGGACGGCACCGATGTCGCCACCCTGGTCAAAAACGCCGACGCCGCGATGTACCGCTCCAAAGCCAAGGGCCGCAACCGCGTTGAATGCTACACCCGCGACCTGACGGCCCAGGCCAATGAACGCGTGGCACTGGAGCACGAGCTGCGCCGCGCCATCGAACGTAAAGAACTGAGCCTGTATTACCAACCCAAACGCAGCCTTATCACTCATGAACTGATCGGCGCCGAAGCGCTGATTCGCTGGCACCACCCGACCTTTGGCGACGTACCGCCCGAACACTTCATCGCCCTGGCCGAAGAGAACGGCACGATCCTGCAAATCGGCGATTGGGTACTGGAACAAGCGTGTCGACAGCTGCATGCCTGGCAAGGCGCTTTCGAGGATTTCGGGCCATTGTCCGTCAACCTCGCCGGCGCGCAGCTGCGCCACCCCAACCTGCTGTCGCGCATCGAACAGCTGCTGCGCGATTACTACCTGGAACCCGGCTGCCTGCAACTGGAGATCACCGAAAACTTCATCATGAGCCAGGCGGAAGAAGCACTCGCGGTGCTGCACCAGCTCAAAAGACTCGGCGTACAACTGGCAATCGATGATTTCGGTACCGGCTATTCGTCCCTCAGCTACCTCAAGCGCCTGCCGCTGGACTTCCTCAAGATCGACCAATCCTTCGTCCGCGGCCTGCCCGACGACCCCCACGACGCCGCCATCGTGCGCGCCATCATCGCCCTCGGCCACAGCATGCAATTCACCATCATCGCCGAAGGCGTGGAGAACCCCGCACAGCAAGCATTCCTCGCCGCAGAAGGCTGTGAACAGATGCAAGGCTACATCGTCAGCCTGCCCCTGCCACCAGAGCTATTTGCCGAAACCTTCCTTCGTACACGGATGAGGGATTTTACGGATGGCACAGCGAGGAAACCGTCGCTATAA
- a CDS encoding site-specific integrase, with product MKNFILVEASMTSEENYLLLQLDPYLPDECREFKPFSHYSLWLARRGYAPNTVKLYAEHVGRFIDYVYEAAHTQFPVDVELTTEAIIYSYQAYLLFGKGASNPIASTLAESLRKEKLTSHNSLAQTIESSIYWFLKVLEAKNSIAPDQLFSPFYLNRAEYRSQSEVSAHKAKSWLAAVISDSLKSVLPKEKKGRLFPQAKRRDRKNDKQGFKTIAYPIERSVDLVRQAKPRRSKTFYRDMTFYALLAATGARTSETLQIRMPDIDADTFAVFLRDPFARKTPGITESEYKLLSWKGRDTELTYMIEPFAKIFWESLEKYLALEYNSSVDHDFVFQNSDARPFFASDRSSRDKTFKKYAQKAGLMDVSGISPHSLRHMYGTY from the coding sequence ATGAAAAACTTCATTTTGGTCGAAGCTTCTATGACGAGCGAGGAAAACTATCTTCTGCTCCAGCTCGACCCATACTTGCCGGATGAGTGCAGGGAATTCAAACCGTTTTCTCATTACAGCCTATGGCTAGCACGAAGGGGTTACGCTCCGAACACTGTGAAGCTATACGCAGAGCACGTTGGCCGGTTTATTGATTATGTGTACGAAGCAGCACACACCCAATTCCCGGTTGATGTCGAGCTCACGACTGAGGCCATCATTTACAGCTACCAGGCTTACCTGCTATTCGGCAAAGGAGCCTCAAACCCCATTGCCAGCACGCTGGCTGAGAGCCTTAGAAAAGAGAAACTCACCAGCCATAACTCCCTCGCACAGACTATCGAATCATCGATCTACTGGTTCCTCAAAGTGTTAGAGGCCAAGAACAGCATTGCTCCCGACCAATTATTCAGCCCGTTCTATCTCAATCGTGCCGAATACCGAAGCCAATCGGAAGTCTCTGCCCACAAGGCCAAATCTTGGCTGGCTGCAGTCATCAGTGACTCACTCAAATCCGTCCTGCCAAAGGAAAAAAAAGGCCGACTATTTCCGCAGGCGAAGCGCAGGGACAGAAAGAACGACAAACAGGGATTCAAGACTATCGCCTACCCCATCGAGCGATCCGTTGACTTGGTTAGGCAGGCGAAGCCAAGGAGGTCAAAAACTTTTTATCGGGACATGACTTTCTACGCCCTGCTCGCTGCGACCGGTGCTCGTACCAGCGAGACGCTCCAAATCAGAATGCCCGACATCGATGCTGATACGTTTGCAGTCTTCCTTCGAGACCCATTTGCCAGGAAGACCCCCGGCATTACTGAAAGCGAATATAAGCTTCTCTCATGGAAAGGCCGTGACACGGAGCTGACTTACATGATTGAACCATTCGCCAAGATATTTTGGGAAAGTTTGGAAAAGTATTTGGCTCTGGAATACAACTCTAGCGTAGACCATGATTTTGTGTTTCAGAATTCTGACGCCAGGCCTTTTTTCGCTAGCGATAGAAGCAGCCGCGACAAAACCTTCAAGAAATACGCCCAGAAAGCAGGTTTGATGGACGTGTCTGGTA